One Pseudomonas brassicacearum genomic region harbors:
- a CDS encoding nitrate/nitrite transporter has protein sequence MNSSFWKSGHTPTLFAAFLYFDLSFMVWYLLGPLAVQISADLHLTTQQRGLMVATPILAGAVLRLFMGLLADRISPKTAGMVGQVIVIGALFCAWKLGIHSYEQALLLGLFLGVAGASFAVALPLASQWYPPQHQGKAMGIAGAGNSGTVLAALIAPVMAVAFGWTNVFGFALIPLVLTLVLFAWLAKNAPERPKAKSMADYLKALGDRDSWWFMFFYSVTFGGFIGLASALPGYFNDQYGLSPVTAGYYTAACVFGGSLMRPLGGALADRFGGIRTLLGMYTVAAVCIAAVGFNLPSSYAALALFVCTMLGLGAGNGAVFQLVPQRFRREIGVMTGLIGMAGGIGGFALAAGMGAIKQSTGSYQLALWLFASLGVLAWFGLHGVKRRWRTTWGSAAVTAARV, from the coding sequence ATGAATTCAAGCTTCTGGAAATCCGGCCACACCCCGACACTGTTCGCGGCCTTCCTCTACTTCGACCTGAGCTTCATGGTCTGGTACCTGCTCGGTCCACTGGCGGTACAGATCTCTGCCGACCTGCACCTGACCACCCAGCAACGCGGCCTGATGGTAGCGACGCCGATCCTGGCCGGTGCCGTACTGCGTCTGTTCATGGGCCTGCTGGCCGATCGGATTTCGCCAAAGACCGCCGGCATGGTGGGCCAGGTGATTGTGATCGGTGCGCTGTTCTGCGCCTGGAAACTCGGCATCCACAGCTACGAGCAAGCCCTGTTGCTGGGCCTGTTCCTGGGCGTGGCCGGCGCGTCGTTCGCCGTGGCCCTGCCGCTGGCGTCCCAGTGGTATCCGCCACAACACCAGGGCAAGGCCATGGGCATTGCCGGTGCCGGTAACTCGGGCACCGTGCTCGCTGCATTGATCGCGCCGGTGATGGCGGTGGCATTCGGTTGGACCAACGTCTTCGGCTTTGCACTGATCCCGCTGGTGCTGACCTTGGTGCTCTTCGCCTGGCTGGCCAAGAACGCTCCCGAGCGGCCGAAAGCCAAATCCATGGCCGACTACCTCAAGGCCCTGGGCGACCGTGACAGCTGGTGGTTCATGTTCTTCTACAGCGTGACCTTCGGCGGCTTCATCGGCCTGGCCAGCGCCCTGCCCGGCTACTTCAACGACCAATACGGCCTGAGCCCGGTCACCGCCGGCTACTACACCGCCGCCTGCGTCTTCGGTGGCAGCCTGATGCGCCCCCTGGGCGGCGCCCTGGCGGATCGTTTCGGCGGCATCCGCACATTACTGGGCATGTACACCGTGGCGGCCGTCTGCATCGCGGCGGTGGGTTTCAACCTGCCAAGCTCCTATGCGGCCCTGGCCCTGTTCGTTTGCACCATGCTCGGCTTGGGTGCGGGCAACGGCGCGGTGTTCCAACTGGTGCCACAACGCTTCCGCCGCGAAATCGGCGTGATGACTGGGCTGATCGGCATGGCCGGCGGTATCGGGGGTTTTGCCCTCGCGGCGGGCATGGGTGCGATCAAGCAGAGCACCGGCAGCTATCAACTGGCGCTGTGGTTGTTCGCCAGCCTCGGTGTCCTGGCCTGGTTCGGCCTGCACGGCGTCAAGCGTCGCTGGAGGACCACTTGGGGTTCGGCCGCCGTCACCGCGGCTCGGGTATAA
- a CDS encoding ANTAR domain-containing response regulator, translating to MLRILLINDTAKKVGRLKAALIEAGFEVIDESGLTIDLPARVETVRPDVILIDTESPGRDVMEQVVLVSRDQPRPIVMFTDEHDPDVMRQAIKSGVSAYIVEGIHAARLQPILDVAMARFESDQALRAQLLARDQQLAERKRIELAKGMLMKMKECNEEQAYTLMRRQAMSRQQKLIQVAEQIIAMNELLG from the coding sequence ATGCTGCGTATCCTGCTGATCAACGACACCGCGAAAAAAGTCGGCCGCCTCAAAGCCGCCCTGATTGAAGCCGGATTCGAAGTCATCGATGAATCCGGATTGACCATCGACCTGCCGGCGCGCGTCGAAACGGTGCGTCCGGACGTGATCCTGATCGATACCGAGTCACCCGGACGCGATGTCATGGAACAAGTGGTGCTGGTCAGTCGCGACCAGCCACGACCGATCGTCATGTTTACCGACGAGCACGACCCGGATGTCATGCGCCAGGCGATCAAGTCAGGCGTCAGCGCCTACATCGTCGAAGGCATCCACGCCGCACGCCTGCAACCGATCCTCGACGTGGCCATGGCCCGCTTCGAAAGCGACCAGGCCCTGCGCGCCCAGCTCCTGGCCCGCGACCAGCAACTGGCCGAGCGCAAGCGCATCGAACTGGCCAAGGGCATGCTGATGAAGATGAAAGAATGCAATGAAGAACAGGCCTACACCCTGATGCGCCGCCAGGCCATGAGCCGCCAGCAGAAGCTGATCCAGGTGGCGGAGCAGATCATCGCGATGAACGAGTTGCTCGGCTGA
- a CDS encoding bifunctional protein-serine/threonine kinase/phosphatase, which produces MSLQLSFAEASAIGPREENQDALRLVTPAPALAASKGYLFAIADGVSQCADGGLAARSTLQALALDYYSTPQTWGVAQALDRLLLAQNRWLQANGGGQPLLTTVSALVLRGRRFTLAHVGDCRVYRWHAEHLQRVSEDHVWEQQGMQHVLKRALGLDQHLILDFLDGELRTDETFVLLSDGVWAVLGDTAIAGILRDQPDLDLAAQTLVNAAHLAGSQDNASALLVRVDAVGEASIGDALIQLQQWPLPPALKPGQVFEGWQIEGLLGQSQQSLLYRVHDGQGQPWLLKTLPGQLRDDSRAGQALLSEEWFLKRVAGRQFPEVHGAPQRQHLYYVMREYSGMTLAELFNQGGPLPLAQWLDLAQRLVRAVGLLHRRQIYHRDIKPENLHLGDDGELRLLDFGLAYCPGLSEDQANVLPGTPSYIAPEAFAGTAPTAQQDLYSVGVTLYFLLTGHYPYGEIEAFQRPRFGVPVSASRYRPDLAEWLGQSLERAVAADPEQRFETAEEWLLLLEQGERRSLSVRPRPLLEREPLKVWRTLALVSLVVNIVLLFLVFHS; this is translated from the coding sequence ATGAGTCTGCAACTGAGTTTCGCCGAAGCCAGTGCCATCGGCCCGCGGGAAGAAAACCAGGACGCCCTGCGCCTGGTCACTCCGGCGCCGGCCCTGGCCGCCAGCAAGGGATACCTGTTCGCCATCGCCGACGGCGTGAGCCAATGCGCCGATGGCGGACTGGCCGCCCGTTCGACCTTGCAGGCCCTGGCCCTGGACTACTACTCCACGCCGCAAACCTGGGGCGTGGCCCAGGCACTGGACCGGCTGTTGCTGGCACAGAATCGCTGGCTGCAGGCCAACGGTGGTGGGCAACCGCTGCTCACCACCGTCAGCGCCCTGGTCCTGCGGGGCCGACGCTTTACCCTCGCGCATGTCGGTGATTGCCGGGTCTATCGCTGGCACGCCGAGCACCTGCAACGGGTCAGCGAAGACCACGTCTGGGAACAGCAAGGCATGCAACATGTGCTCAAGCGCGCCCTGGGGCTGGATCAACACCTGATCCTGGATTTCCTTGACGGCGAACTGCGCACCGACGAAACCTTCGTACTGCTCAGCGACGGGGTCTGGGCGGTCCTGGGCGACACGGCCATCGCCGGCATCCTGCGCGACCAACCGGACCTGGACCTCGCCGCCCAGACCCTGGTCAATGCCGCGCACCTGGCCGGCAGCCAGGACAACGCCAGCGCCCTGTTGGTGCGGGTCGATGCGGTGGGTGAAGCGAGCATCGGCGATGCGCTGATCCAGTTGCAACAATGGCCCCTTCCCCCGGCACTGAAACCCGGCCAGGTGTTCGAAGGCTGGCAGATCGAAGGCCTGCTCGGCCAGAGCCAGCAATCGTTGCTCTACCGGGTACACGACGGTCAGGGCCAGCCCTGGCTGCTGAAAACCTTGCCAGGGCAGCTGCGGGACGACAGCCGTGCCGGACAGGCTTTGCTGTCGGAAGAATGGTTTCTCAAGCGGGTCGCCGGGCGGCAGTTTCCCGAGGTCCATGGTGCTCCCCAGCGCCAGCATTTGTACTATGTGATGCGCGAGTATTCGGGCATGACCCTGGCCGAGTTGTTCAACCAGGGCGGGCCGCTACCTTTGGCCCAGTGGCTGGACCTGGCGCAACGACTGGTGCGGGCGGTGGGCCTGCTGCATCGAAGGCAGATCTACCACCGCGACATCAAGCCGGAAAACCTGCACCTGGGGGATGACGGGGAATTGCGCCTGCTGGATTTCGGTCTGGCTTACTGCCCAGGCCTGTCCGAGGACCAGGCCAACGTGTTGCCCGGCACGCCCAGCTACATCGCCCCGGAAGCCTTCGCCGGCACGGCGCCGACCGCGCAACAGGACCTGTACTCGGTCGGCGTGACCTTGTACTTCCTGCTGACCGGGCATTATCCCTACGGCGAAATCGAAGCGTTCCAGCGCCCACGCTTTGGCGTGCCGGTCAGCGCCAGTCGCTATCGACCGGACCTGGCCGAATGGCTCGGGCAAAGCCTGGAACGCGCCGTCGCCGCAGATCCGGAGCAACGCTTTGAAACGGCTGAGGAGTGGTTGTTGCTGCTGGAACAGGGCGAACGCCGTAGCTTGAGCGTAAGGCCCCGGCCGTTGCTGGAGCGTGAACCGCTGAAGGTCTGGCGGACCTTGGCGCTGGTGTCTTTGGTGGTAAACATTGTGCTGCTGTTTTTGGTGTTCCATTCGTAA